A portion of the Cryptomeria japonica chromosome 5, Sugi_1.0, whole genome shotgun sequence genome contains these proteins:
- the LOC131060538 gene encoding pentatricopeptide repeat-containing protein At1g15510, chloroplastic isoform X4, whose product MDILPRLRNRNIMIFCCGKMNKNTCYNCINNSIPEGKQIHSQTTARAFVVSTISLQQNTLINMYDKCGNCMDARKVFDKMTEPNVFSWNMILAAYRRHRLPQEVLTLFRQMQQTDVQSDQFTFSSILPVCASTGTIEYGMEIHKRIIENGFLSDIVVVNALIDMYAKCGSIRKARKSFDKMPQQNVISWNAIIAGYAQHGLVEEALETFKQMQLAGVKPDSATFASILTVCAKMGALEHGMEIHLRVVESRFLSDTIVANTLIAMYAKCGSIQKANGLFNKMPQRNVVSWNAIIAGYAQNWLTENALEIFKQMYLTGVKPNSATFASILTVCAKMGALEHGMEIHEKTMESGFFSDVVVVNTLIAMYAKCGSIQKAYKLFEKMPEPDVVSWSAIIAAYAQSGLVEKGLETFKKMHLAGVNPNSASFASILLACAKMEALEQGMEIHQKVIESGYLLDVVVVTALIDTYTKCRRIHKALRLFGKMPQRNVVSWNALIGGYAQNGLVENVFNIYKQMHLAGVNSDSSTFATVLPVCAKFGAFEQAYRKHGNCLIKCIILM is encoded by the exons ATGGACATATTACCACGTTTGAGAAATCGGAATATAATGATATTTTGTTGTGGCAAAATGaataaaaacacatgttataactGTATCAATAATTCGATCCCAGAGGGGAAACAAATCCATTCTCAAACCACTGCGCGGGCATTTGTAGTTTCCACAATTTCTCTTCAACAAAATACACTTATCAACATGTATGATAAATGCGGAAATTGCATGGATGCTcgcaaagtgtttgacaaaatgactGAACCAAACGTGTTCTCATGGAATATGATACTCGCAGCTTACCGAAGACACCGGCTACCTCAAGAGGTATTGACACTTTTCCGTCAAATGCAACAAACAGATGTCCAATCTGATCAGTTTACCTTTTCAAGTATCCTGCCCGTATGTGCCAGTACGGGAACTATAGAATATGGCATGGAGATCCAtaaaagaataatagaaaatgGGTTTTTATCAGATATTGTAGTTGTgaatgccttgatagacatgtatgcaaaatgtggaagcatacgaAAGGCACGCAAGtcgtttgacaaaatgcctcaacaaAATGTGATATCATGGAATGCAATCATTGCTGGATATGCACAGCATGGACTTGTTGAAGAAGCTTTAGAgacttttaagcaaatgcaattagcaggtgtaaagccagattcggcaacctttgccagcattctcACAGTGTGTGCCAAAATGGGGGCTTTGGAACATGGTATGGAGATCCATCTTAGAGTAGTGGAAAGTAGATTTCTGTCAGATACTATAGTTGCTAATACCCTGATAgcaatgtatgcaaaatgtggaagcatacaaaAAGCCAACGGATTGTTTAACAAAATGCCTCAACGAAATGTGGTTTCATGGAATGCAATAATTGCCGGATATGCACAAAACTGGCTTACTGAAAATGCCTTGGAGATTTTCAAACAAATGTATttgacaggtgtaaagccaaactcGGCAACTTTTGCCAGTATCCTTACAgtttgtgccaaaatgggagctttggaacatggtATGGAAATTCATGAAAAAACAATGGAAAGTGGATTtttttcagatgttgtagttgtgaataCCCTGATAGCCATGtacgcaaaatgtggaagcatacagaaggcatacaaattgtttgaaaaaatgcctgaacCGGATGTGGTATCCTGGTCTGCTATTATTGCTGCATATGCACAAAGTGGGCTTGTCGAAAAAGGCTTGGAGACTTTTAAGAAAATGCATTTAGCCGGTGTCAATCCAAACTCAGCAAGCTTTGCTAGCATCCTCCTAGCATGTGCCAAAATGGAAGCTTTGGAACAAGGGATGGAGATCCATCAAAAAGTTATCGAAAGTGGAtatttgttagatgttgtagttgtgactGCCTTGATAGACACGTACACTAAATGTAGAAGAATACATAAGGCACTTCGATTGTTTGGCAAAATGCCTCAACGAAATGTGGTCTCCTGGAATGCACTGATTGGGGGATATGCCCAAAATGGGCTTGTTGAAAATGTCTTCAATATTTATaagcaaatgcatttggcaggtgtaaaTTCAGACTCTTCAACCTTTGCCACTGTCCTCCCAGTTTGTGCCAAATTTGGAGCTTTCGAACAGG CCTACAGAAAGCACGGAAATTGTTTGATCAAATGCATTATCCTGATGTAG
- the LOC131060538 gene encoding pentatricopeptide repeat-containing protein At4g13650 isoform X1: MDILPRLRNRNIMIFCCGKMNKNTCYNCINNSIPEGKQIHSQTTARAFVVSTISLQQNTLINMYDKCGNCMDARKVFDKMTEPNVFSWNMILAAYRRHRLPQEVLTLFRQMQQTDVQSDQFTFSSILPVCASTGTIEYGMEIHKRIIENGFLSDIVVVNALIDMYAKCGSIRKARKSFDKMPQQNVISWNAIIAGYAQHGLVEEALETFKQMQLAGVKPDSATFASILTVCAKMGALEHGMEIHLRVVESRFLSDTIVANTLIAMYAKCGSIQKANGLFNKMPQRNVVSWNAIIAGYAQNWLTENALEIFKQMYLTGVKPNSATFASILTVCAKMGALEHGMEIHEKTMESGFFSDVVVVNTLIAMYAKCGSIQKAYKLFEKMPEPDVVSWSAIIAAYAQSGLVEKGLETFKKMHLAGVNPNSASFASILLACAKMEALEQGMEIHQKVIESGYLLDVVVVTALIDTYTKCRRIHKALRLFGKMPQRNVVSWNALIGGYAQNGLVENVFNIYKQMHLAGVNSDSSTFATVLPVCAKFGAFEQGKQIHLKIVESGFLSKVIVANALIDMYAKCGSLQKARKLFDQMHYPDVVSWTAIIAGYAMHGYRNDVLKLFEQMKHSGTNPDHVSIVCVLFACSHAGLVDEGCRYFNHMNDSYCIMPTVDHYVCMVDLLGRAGYLEDALNFIIKMPIKPNVVWMCLLAGCRSHKHIGLGEYTAAFLYELYPKIAAPYVLLSNIYAELGRWGDVQKLRTMMKDRQIKKTPGCSWIEVHKMVHAFCVGDRSHPQI, from the coding sequence ATGGACATATTACCACGTTTGAGAAATCGGAATATAATGATATTTTGTTGTGGCAAAATGaataaaaacacatgttataactGTATCAATAATTCGATCCCAGAGGGGAAACAAATCCATTCTCAAACCACTGCGCGGGCATTTGTAGTTTCCACAATTTCTCTTCAACAAAATACACTTATCAACATGTATGATAAATGCGGAAATTGCATGGATGCTcgcaaagtgtttgacaaaatgactGAACCAAACGTGTTCTCATGGAATATGATACTCGCAGCTTACCGAAGACACCGGCTACCTCAAGAGGTATTGACACTTTTCCGTCAAATGCAACAAACAGATGTCCAATCTGATCAGTTTACCTTTTCAAGTATCCTGCCCGTATGTGCCAGTACGGGAACTATAGAATATGGCATGGAGATCCAtaaaagaataatagaaaatgGGTTTTTATCAGATATTGTAGTTGTgaatgccttgatagacatgtatgcaaaatgtggaagcatacgaAAGGCACGCAAGtcgtttgacaaaatgcctcaacaaAATGTGATATCATGGAATGCAATCATTGCTGGATATGCACAGCATGGACTTGTTGAAGAAGCTTTAGAgacttttaagcaaatgcaattagcaggtgtaaagccagattcggcaacctttgccagcattctcACAGTGTGTGCCAAAATGGGGGCTTTGGAACATGGTATGGAGATCCATCTTAGAGTAGTGGAAAGTAGATTTCTGTCAGATACTATAGTTGCTAATACCCTGATAgcaatgtatgcaaaatgtggaagcatacaaaAAGCCAACGGATTGTTTAACAAAATGCCTCAACGAAATGTGGTTTCATGGAATGCAATAATTGCCGGATATGCACAAAACTGGCTTACTGAAAATGCCTTGGAGATTTTCAAACAAATGTATttgacaggtgtaaagccaaactcGGCAACTTTTGCCAGTATCCTTACAgtttgtgccaaaatgggagctttggaacatggtATGGAAATTCATGAAAAAACAATGGAAAGTGGATTtttttcagatgttgtagttgtgaataCCCTGATAGCCATGtacgcaaaatgtggaagcatacagaaggcatacaaattgtttgaaaaaatgcctgaacCGGATGTGGTATCCTGGTCTGCTATTATTGCTGCATATGCACAAAGTGGGCTTGTCGAAAAAGGCTTGGAGACTTTTAAGAAAATGCATTTAGCCGGTGTCAATCCAAACTCAGCAAGCTTTGCTAGCATCCTCCTAGCATGTGCCAAAATGGAAGCTTTGGAACAAGGGATGGAGATCCATCAAAAAGTTATCGAAAGTGGAtatttgttagatgttgtagttgtgactGCCTTGATAGACACGTACACTAAATGTAGAAGAATACATAAGGCACTTCGATTGTTTGGCAAAATGCCTCAACGAAATGTGGTCTCCTGGAATGCACTGATTGGGGGATATGCCCAAAATGGGCTTGTTGAAAATGTCTTCAATATTTATaagcaaatgcatttggcaggtgtaaaTTCAGACTCTTCAACCTTTGCCACTGTCCTCCCAGTTTGTGCCAAATTTGGAGCTTTCGAACAGGGTAAGCAGATCCAtctaaaaattgttgaaagtggatTTTTGTCAAAAGTTATAGTTGcaaatgccttgatagacatgtatgcaaaatgtggcagCCTACAGAAAGCACGGAAATTGTTTGATCAAATGCATTATCCTGATGTAGTCTCATGGACTGCGATTATCGCAGGATATGCAATGCATGGCTATAGAAACGATGTTCTCAAACTCTTTGAACAAATGAAACACTCTGGAACCAATCCTGACCATGTAAGCATTGTTTGTGTTTTGTTTGCATGTAGCCATGCAGGCTTAGTTGACGAGGGCTGTAGATACTTCAATCACATGAATGATTCTTATTGCATTATGCCTACAGTGGATCATTATGTAtgcatggttgaccttcttggcCGTGCGGGCTATCTTGAAGATGCCCTGAACTTTATCATCAAAATGCCGATAAAACCTAATGTGGTTTGGATGTGTTTGCTTGCCGGTTGCAGATCACATAAGCATATAGGACTAGGAGAATACACAGCAGCTTTCCTTTATGAGTTGTATCCTAAAATTGCAGCACCTTATGTTCTTCTGTCAAACATCTATGCAGAATTGGGCAGGTGGGGTGATGTTCAAAAGCTAAGGACAATGATGAAAGATAGACAAATTAAAAAGACAcctggatgtagttggattgaagtCCATAAAATGGTACATGCTTTTTGTGTAGGAGACAGATCCCACCCACAAATATAG
- the LOC131060538 gene encoding pentatricopeptide repeat-containing protein At1g15510, chloroplastic isoform X2 yields MDILPRLRNRNIMIFCCGKMNKNTCYNCINNSIPEGKQIHSQTTARAFVVSTISLQQNTLINMYDKCGNCMDARKVFDKMTEPNVFSWNMILAAYRRHRLPQEVLTLFRQMQQTDVQSDQFTFSSILPVCASTGTIEYGMEIHKRIIENGFLSDIVVVNALIDMYAKCGSIRKARKSFDKMPQQNVISWNAIIAGYAQHGLVEEALETFKQMQLAGVKPDSATFASILTVCAKMGALEHGMEIHLRVVESRFLSDTIVANTLIAMYAKCGSIQKANGLFNKMPQRNVVSWNAIIAGYAQNWLTENALEIFKQMYLTGVKPNSATFASILTVCAKMGALEHGMEIHEKTMESGFFSDVVVVNTLIAMYAKCGSIQKAYKLFEKMPEPDVVSWSAIIAAYAQSGLVEKGLETFKKMHLAGVNPNSASFASILLACAKMEALEQGMEIHQKVIESGYLLDVVVVTALIDTYTKCRRIHKALRLFGKMPQRNVVSWNALIGGYAQNGLVENVFNIYKQMHLAGVNSDSSTFATVLPVCAKFGAFEQGYAMHGYRNDVLKLFEQMKHSGTNPDHVSIVCVLFACSHAGLVDEGCRYFNHMNDSYCIMPTVDHYVCMVDLLGRAGYLEDALNFIIKMPIKPNVVWMCLLAGCRSHKHIGLGEYTAAFLYELYPKIAAPYVLLSNIYAELGRWGDVQKLRTMMKDRQIKKTPGCSWIEVHKMVHAFCVGDRSHPQI; encoded by the exons ATGGACATATTACCACGTTTGAGAAATCGGAATATAATGATATTTTGTTGTGGCAAAATGaataaaaacacatgttataactGTATCAATAATTCGATCCCAGAGGGGAAACAAATCCATTCTCAAACCACTGCGCGGGCATTTGTAGTTTCCACAATTTCTCTTCAACAAAATACACTTATCAACATGTATGATAAATGCGGAAATTGCATGGATGCTcgcaaagtgtttgacaaaatgactGAACCAAACGTGTTCTCATGGAATATGATACTCGCAGCTTACCGAAGACACCGGCTACCTCAAGAGGTATTGACACTTTTCCGTCAAATGCAACAAACAGATGTCCAATCTGATCAGTTTACCTTTTCAAGTATCCTGCCCGTATGTGCCAGTACGGGAACTATAGAATATGGCATGGAGATCCAtaaaagaataatagaaaatgGGTTTTTATCAGATATTGTAGTTGTgaatgccttgatagacatgtatgcaaaatgtggaagcatacgaAAGGCACGCAAGtcgtttgacaaaatgcctcaacaaAATGTGATATCATGGAATGCAATCATTGCTGGATATGCACAGCATGGACTTGTTGAAGAAGCTTTAGAgacttttaagcaaatgcaattagcaggtgtaaagccagattcggcaacctttgccagcattctcACAGTGTGTGCCAAAATGGGGGCTTTGGAACATGGTATGGAGATCCATCTTAGAGTAGTGGAAAGTAGATTTCTGTCAGATACTATAGTTGCTAATACCCTGATAgcaatgtatgcaaaatgtggaagcatacaaaAAGCCAACGGATTGTTTAACAAAATGCCTCAACGAAATGTGGTTTCATGGAATGCAATAATTGCCGGATATGCACAAAACTGGCTTACTGAAAATGCCTTGGAGATTTTCAAACAAATGTATttgacaggtgtaaagccaaactcGGCAACTTTTGCCAGTATCCTTACAgtttgtgccaaaatgggagctttggaacatggtATGGAAATTCATGAAAAAACAATGGAAAGTGGATTtttttcagatgttgtagttgtgaataCCCTGATAGCCATGtacgcaaaatgtggaagcatacagaaggcatacaaattgtttgaaaaaatgcctgaacCGGATGTGGTATCCTGGTCTGCTATTATTGCTGCATATGCACAAAGTGGGCTTGTCGAAAAAGGCTTGGAGACTTTTAAGAAAATGCATTTAGCCGGTGTCAATCCAAACTCAGCAAGCTTTGCTAGCATCCTCCTAGCATGTGCCAAAATGGAAGCTTTGGAACAAGGGATGGAGATCCATCAAAAAGTTATCGAAAGTGGAtatttgttagatgttgtagttgtgactGCCTTGATAGACACGTACACTAAATGTAGAAGAATACATAAGGCACTTCGATTGTTTGGCAAAATGCCTCAACGAAATGTGGTCTCCTGGAATGCACTGATTGGGGGATATGCCCAAAATGGGCTTGTTGAAAATGTCTTCAATATTTATaagcaaatgcatttggcaggtgtaaaTTCAGACTCTTCAACCTTTGCCACTGTCCTCCCAGTTTGTGCCAAATTTGGAGCTTTCGAACAGG GATATGCAATGCATGGCTATAGAAACGATGTTCTCAAACTCTTTGAACAAATGAAACACTCTGGAACCAATCCTGACCATGTAAGCATTGTTTGTGTTTTGTTTGCATGTAGCCATGCAGGCTTAGTTGACGAGGGCTGTAGATACTTCAATCACATGAATGATTCTTATTGCATTATGCCTACAGTGGATCATTATGTAtgcatggttgaccttcttggcCGTGCGGGCTATCTTGAAGATGCCCTGAACTTTATCATCAAAATGCCGATAAAACCTAATGTGGTTTGGATGTGTTTGCTTGCCGGTTGCAGATCACATAAGCATATAGGACTAGGAGAATACACAGCAGCTTTCCTTTATGAGTTGTATCCTAAAATTGCAGCACCTTATGTTCTTCTGTCAAACATCTATGCAGAATTGGGCAGGTGGGGTGATGTTCAAAAGCTAAGGACAATGATGAAAGATAGACAAATTAAAAAGACAcctggatgtagttggattgaagtCCATAAAATGGTACATGCTTTTTGTGTAGGAGACAGATCCCACCCACAAATATAG
- the LOC131060538 gene encoding pentatricopeptide repeat-containing protein At3g09040, mitochondrial isoform X3, whose protein sequence is MDILPRLRNRNIMIFCCGKMNKNTCYNCINNSIPEGKQIHSQTTARAFVVSTISLQQNTLINMYDKCGNCMDARKVFDKMTEPNVFSWNMILAAYRRHRLPQEVLTLFRQMQQTDVQSDQFTFSSILPVCASTGTIEYGMEIHKRIIENGFLSDIVVVNALIDMYAKCGSIRKARKSFDKMPQQNVISWNAIIAGYAQHGLVEEALETFKQMQLAGVKPDSATFASILTVCAKMGALEHGMEIHLRVVESRFLSDTIVANTLIAMYAKCGSIQKANGLFNKMPQRNVVSWNAIIAGYAQNWLTENALEIFKQMYLTGVKPNSATFASILTVCAKMGALEHGMEIHEKTMESGFFSDVVVVNTLIAMYAKCGSIQKAYKLFEKMPEPDVVSWSAIIAAYAQSGLVEKGLETFKKMHLAGVNPNSASFASILLACAKMEALEQGMEIHQKVIESGYLLDVVVVTALIDTYTKCRRIHKALRLFGKMPQRNVVSWNALIGGYAQNGLVENVFNIYKQMHLAGVNSDSSTFATVLPVCAKFGAFEQGKQIHLKIVESGFLSKVIVANALIDMYAKCGSLQKARKLFDQMHYPDVVSWTAIIAGYAMHGYRNDVLKLFEQMKHSGTNPDHIT, encoded by the exons ATGGACATATTACCACGTTTGAGAAATCGGAATATAATGATATTTTGTTGTGGCAAAATGaataaaaacacatgttataactGTATCAATAATTCGATCCCAGAGGGGAAACAAATCCATTCTCAAACCACTGCGCGGGCATTTGTAGTTTCCACAATTTCTCTTCAACAAAATACACTTATCAACATGTATGATAAATGCGGAAATTGCATGGATGCTcgcaaagtgtttgacaaaatgactGAACCAAACGTGTTCTCATGGAATATGATACTCGCAGCTTACCGAAGACACCGGCTACCTCAAGAGGTATTGACACTTTTCCGTCAAATGCAACAAACAGATGTCCAATCTGATCAGTTTACCTTTTCAAGTATCCTGCCCGTATGTGCCAGTACGGGAACTATAGAATATGGCATGGAGATCCAtaaaagaataatagaaaatgGGTTTTTATCAGATATTGTAGTTGTgaatgccttgatagacatgtatgcaaaatgtggaagcatacgaAAGGCACGCAAGtcgtttgacaaaatgcctcaacaaAATGTGATATCATGGAATGCAATCATTGCTGGATATGCACAGCATGGACTTGTTGAAGAAGCTTTAGAgacttttaagcaaatgcaattagcaggtgtaaagccagattcggcaacctttgccagcattctcACAGTGTGTGCCAAAATGGGGGCTTTGGAACATGGTATGGAGATCCATCTTAGAGTAGTGGAAAGTAGATTTCTGTCAGATACTATAGTTGCTAATACCCTGATAgcaatgtatgcaaaatgtggaagcatacaaaAAGCCAACGGATTGTTTAACAAAATGCCTCAACGAAATGTGGTTTCATGGAATGCAATAATTGCCGGATATGCACAAAACTGGCTTACTGAAAATGCCTTGGAGATTTTCAAACAAATGTATttgacaggtgtaaagccaaactcGGCAACTTTTGCCAGTATCCTTACAgtttgtgccaaaatgggagctttggaacatggtATGGAAATTCATGAAAAAACAATGGAAAGTGGATTtttttcagatgttgtagttgtgaataCCCTGATAGCCATGtacgcaaaatgtggaagcatacagaaggcatacaaattgtttgaaaaaatgcctgaacCGGATGTGGTATCCTGGTCTGCTATTATTGCTGCATATGCACAAAGTGGGCTTGTCGAAAAAGGCTTGGAGACTTTTAAGAAAATGCATTTAGCCGGTGTCAATCCAAACTCAGCAAGCTTTGCTAGCATCCTCCTAGCATGTGCCAAAATGGAAGCTTTGGAACAAGGGATGGAGATCCATCAAAAAGTTATCGAAAGTGGAtatttgttagatgttgtagttgtgactGCCTTGATAGACACGTACACTAAATGTAGAAGAATACATAAGGCACTTCGATTGTTTGGCAAAATGCCTCAACGAAATGTGGTCTCCTGGAATGCACTGATTGGGGGATATGCCCAAAATGGGCTTGTTGAAAATGTCTTCAATATTTATaagcaaatgcatttggcaggtgtaaaTTCAGACTCTTCAACCTTTGCCACTGTCCTCCCAGTTTGTGCCAAATTTGGAGCTTTCGAACAGGGTAAGCAGATCCAtctaaaaattgttgaaagtggatTTTTGTCAAAAGTTATAGTTGcaaatgccttgatagacatgtatgcaaaatgtggcagCCTACAGAAAGCACGGAAATTGTTTGATCAAATGCATTATCCTGATGTAGTCTCATGGACTGCGATTATCGCAGGATATGCAATGCATGGCTATAGAAACGATGTTCTCAAACTCTTTGAACAAATGAAACACTCTGGAACCAATCCTGACCAT ATCACATAA